Proteins encoded together in one Nitrospira sp. window:
- a CDS encoding efflux RND transporter permease subunit, translated as MIEWLIRTSLEQRVIVLLVTLGLSIGGVVAFRYVPIDAFPDVTPVQVQVITRAPALAPPEIERLVTFPLEIELINLPGKTELRSVSRFGISVITVVFEDTVDNYFARQLVLERLVQVRSQLPSGAEPVLGPVSTGLSEVFMYLVDGPSQSLHELRTLHDWVIRPMLRAVPGLADVDTLGGLSKQYHVLVDPNRLTSLGLTLRQVQSAVTENNQNAGGSYIERGGDKLVIYGQGLARSAEDLARIVVTARQGTPIYLRDVAEVRQGHAVRLGGVTRDGTGEVMEGIAVMLRGGNSRQIVSAVKEKVGVINRLLPDGVTITAFYDRIELVTRALETVERALLEGAVVVVLVLYLFLRNLRGALVVALTLPLATLTTFLIMQRVGLSANLMSLGGLAISLGMIVDAAIVQVENVERHLSERFEGGTSSTTVSERLPLVLRAVLEVRRPSLFGELIIALTFVPLLTLQGIEGKMFIPLALTVVIVLLSSLALSMTVIPVLAVLLMKPRSSGEEGTALATGRRLYRQLLERSIRRTSVVVTAAAMVLVGGIALVPLIGREFVPIMDEGSIVVNLVRLPSIGLTESLKISGQVERLLLELPDVRSVVTRTGANELGTDPMGMELSDMYVLLKPESEWKAHSKHEIEEQVRQRLRQVPGIAFGLSQPIAMRVDELVSGVRSQVAVKLFGDDLDILRTKAEEIARLLQQVKGISDLRVEQVSGLYYLKLDVDRSKVARHGINVSNITEVIEAVGAGIRAGDVFEGQRRFPIVVRFPDDRRGDIESIKALWVTAQDGARIPLRELADIQIVEGPAQISREQASRRVVIEANVVGRDLVGAVEEAQGAVAGLVRLPPGYYVTWGGQFENQQRAMARLAIVVPVVIGLIFLLLFLTFGNLRQATLILLAIPFAMVGGLVALLIGGLYLSVPASVGFIALFGVAVLNGVVKIAYINQLRQQGQPLDEAVVTGMVLRLRPILMTALVAALGLMPLLLASGPGSEIQRPLATVVIGGLISSTLLTLIVLPVLYRWIEERVEKKVRGATPS; from the coding sequence GTGATCGAATGGCTGATCCGCACATCGCTGGAGCAGCGGGTCATCGTGCTGCTGGTGACGCTCGGACTGAGTATCGGCGGAGTGGTCGCGTTCCGTTATGTGCCGATCGATGCCTTCCCAGATGTGACGCCGGTTCAAGTTCAAGTGATTACTCGTGCGCCTGCTCTGGCGCCTCCGGAAATTGAGCGTCTCGTGACGTTTCCGCTTGAGATTGAGTTGATCAACTTGCCTGGAAAAACGGAACTACGATCGGTCTCGCGGTTCGGGATTTCAGTGATTACCGTGGTATTTGAGGATACGGTCGATAACTATTTCGCACGGCAGCTGGTTTTAGAGCGGCTGGTTCAGGTCCGCTCACAGTTGCCGTCGGGGGCCGAGCCGGTCCTCGGGCCTGTGAGCACGGGACTCAGCGAGGTCTTCATGTATCTTGTGGACGGTCCATCACAAAGTCTTCATGAGCTCCGGACGCTCCATGATTGGGTGATTCGTCCGATGCTGCGGGCCGTACCAGGGCTGGCGGATGTCGATACCTTGGGGGGATTGTCGAAGCAGTACCATGTGCTTGTAGACCCCAATCGATTGACCAGCTTGGGTCTCACCCTGCGGCAAGTTCAATCGGCAGTGACGGAGAATAATCAGAATGCCGGCGGCAGTTACATCGAACGAGGCGGCGATAAGTTGGTGATCTATGGCCAGGGTTTGGCCCGTTCCGCCGAAGATTTGGCCCGCATTGTCGTGACGGCACGTCAAGGAACACCGATCTATCTACGGGATGTGGCGGAGGTGCGGCAGGGGCATGCCGTTCGATTGGGAGGCGTCACACGGGATGGAACCGGCGAAGTCATGGAAGGCATTGCCGTCATGCTCCGTGGTGGGAACAGCCGACAGATTGTTTCCGCCGTGAAGGAGAAAGTGGGCGTGATTAATCGGCTGTTGCCGGATGGCGTCACAATCACGGCGTTCTATGACCGGATTGAACTCGTGACCAGGGCGCTTGAAACCGTTGAGCGGGCCTTGCTGGAGGGCGCCGTCGTTGTGGTTCTCGTGCTCTATCTGTTCCTGAGAAATCTACGCGGTGCCTTGGTCGTCGCCCTGACGTTACCGCTCGCCACGCTGACCACATTTTTGATCATGCAGCGGGTCGGGCTCTCGGCGAATCTCATGTCGTTGGGAGGATTGGCCATTTCTCTAGGAATGATCGTCGACGCCGCAATCGTGCAGGTGGAAAATGTCGAGCGGCATTTGAGCGAACGGTTCGAAGGCGGGACCTCCTCCACCACTGTATCGGAGCGGCTTCCTCTGGTTCTTCGTGCCGTATTGGAGGTCAGACGGCCGAGCCTGTTCGGAGAGTTGATCATCGCACTCACCTTCGTTCCCTTGCTCACGCTTCAAGGGATCGAAGGGAAGATGTTTATCCCGCTGGCCCTGACGGTGGTGATTGTCCTCCTCAGCTCACTGGCGCTCTCAATGACGGTCATCCCGGTGTTGGCGGTCTTACTCATGAAGCCTCGATCCTCAGGGGAAGAAGGAACGGCCTTGGCGACAGGGCGGAGGCTGTATCGGCAACTTCTGGAGAGGAGCATTCGTCGGACGTCCGTGGTGGTGACGGCGGCGGCGATGGTGTTGGTCGGAGGCATCGCGCTCGTTCCTTTGATCGGACGGGAGTTCGTGCCGATCATGGACGAAGGATCGATTGTGGTGAATTTGGTGCGGCTGCCGAGCATTGGTCTCACTGAATCACTCAAGATCTCCGGACAGGTCGAACGACTGTTGTTGGAGCTCCCGGATGTGCGTTCGGTGGTGACCCGCACCGGTGCCAATGAGTTAGGGACGGATCCGATGGGAATGGAACTCAGCGACATGTATGTCTTGCTCAAGCCAGAATCCGAGTGGAAGGCACATAGCAAACATGAAATTGAAGAGCAGGTCCGTCAGCGATTGAGGCAGGTGCCAGGCATTGCCTTCGGGTTATCGCAGCCGATCGCGATGCGTGTGGATGAGCTGGTATCTGGAGTCCGTTCACAGGTGGCGGTCAAGCTTTTCGGAGACGACCTCGACATCTTGCGGACAAAGGCAGAGGAGATCGCACGTCTGCTGCAACAGGTGAAGGGTATTTCTGATCTTCGCGTCGAGCAAGTCTCGGGGTTGTATTACTTGAAACTTGATGTCGATCGATCCAAGGTGGCACGTCATGGAATCAATGTGTCCAACATCACGGAAGTGATCGAGGCCGTCGGTGCCGGGATTCGTGCAGGGGACGTCTTTGAAGGGCAACGGCGATTTCCGATCGTGGTGCGGTTTCCGGACGACCGACGGGGCGATATCGAGTCGATCAAGGCCCTTTGGGTGACAGCGCAGGACGGCGCTCGCATTCCTCTGCGGGAACTTGCTGATATCCAAATCGTGGAAGGTCCGGCACAGATCAGTCGGGAACAGGCCAGCCGGCGAGTGGTCATCGAGGCGAACGTGGTTGGGAGAGATCTGGTCGGTGCCGTGGAGGAGGCTCAGGGGGCCGTGGCCGGTCTGGTGCGATTGCCGCCTGGCTATTATGTCACCTGGGGAGGGCAATTCGAAAATCAGCAACGGGCGATGGCTCGCCTGGCAATCGTGGTTCCGGTGGTCATCGGCCTAATTTTTCTGCTCTTGTTCCTGACATTCGGGAATCTCAGGCAGGCGACGTTGATTCTCTTGGCAATCCCCTTTGCGATGGTCGGGGGTCTTGTCGCGTTGTTGATCGGGGGGCTCTATCTGTCAGTGCCGGCCTCCGTCGGGTTCATTGCACTGTTCGGTGTCGCGGTACTCAACGGAGTGGTGAAGATCGCCTATATCAACCAATTGCGACAGCAGGGTCAGCCTTTGGATGAGGCGGTGGTGACCGGAATGGTCTTACGGCTTCGTCCGATCTTGATGACGGCCCTGGTGGCGGCGCTGGGGCTGATGCCACTGTTGTTGGCAAGCGGGCCTGGATCGGAAATTCAACGACCGCTGGCGACGGTGGTGATCGGCGGATTGATTTCATCGACCCTGTTGACGTTGATTGTCTTGCCGGTGTTGTATCGGTGGATCGAGGAACGTGTCGAGAAAAAGGTTCGAGGTGCCACCCCTTCATGA
- a CDS encoding YnfA family protein, translating to MAKEIAVSLPMSLGLFVLAGLCEIGGGYLIWLAIREHRHWMYGLVGAMLLIGYGLIPTLQPAHFGRVYAAYGGMFILLSLLWGWGIDGVRPDRYDLVGAGFCLVGMLIIMYAPRA from the coding sequence ATGGCGAAGGAGATAGCTGTGTCTCTTCCTATGTCACTCGGGCTTTTTGTCCTTGCTGGTTTGTGTGAAATCGGGGGCGGGTATTTGATATGGCTTGCGATCAGAGAGCACCGGCACTGGATGTATGGGCTTGTGGGCGCGATGCTGCTGATTGGCTACGGACTGATTCCAACCTTACAGCCGGCTCACTTTGGTCGTGTCTATGCGGCATACGGCGGCATGTTTATCCTGTTGTCCTTACTCTGGGGATGGGGCATCGACGGAGTTCGACCGGACCGCTACGACCTAGTAGGCGCCGGGTTTTGTTTAGTTGGAATGCTTATCATTATGTATGCTCCTCGCGCATGA
- a CDS encoding Do family serine endopeptidase gives MKRSLRSVVHGVVYGILVGLAVPGLGQAGTQQIPATSGHDLQGQVKATANKVIPAVVSIASTVMVRDQSFSDEALPFGLFKEPTARRQYGQGSGVIVSPDGYIVTNNHVVADAVDVEVILADRRQYKGKVVATDPKTDVAVVKIHASNLPTAAWGDSSQLAVGDFVLAIGNPLGLSRTVTFGIVSAVGRADVGVADFEDFIQTDAPINPGNSGGALVNTHGELVGINTAIASPTGGSVGVGFAIPSNMARAAMQSLIKTGRVVRGFLGASTQDVSSPLGKIFRLPDVKGAIVTDVQAKGSAERAGLKRGDVVVRFDGREVMDSGQLRNLVAQAPIGSKHRLDLIREGKQYQADLVIQEAPRERPKKSQTASATASTVHPLAGVVFDDVTPPLARQMDLPVNNGVVVTDIEEGSLAEASGLQPGDVVVELNRQHVTTFSALQRFAEPLKPTDLALLLVNRQGNVMYVPIQGE, from the coding sequence GTGAAAAGAAGCCTGAGAAGTGTCGTGCATGGCGTAGTGTACGGAATCCTTGTCGGTCTGGCGGTTCCGGGTTTGGGACAGGCTGGGACGCAACAGATCCCTGCAACGAGCGGTCACGACCTACAAGGGCAAGTCAAGGCGACCGCGAATAAGGTGATCCCCGCCGTAGTCAGCATTGCCTCCACCGTCATGGTGCGTGATCAGTCGTTCAGCGACGAGGCGCTACCGTTCGGTCTCTTCAAGGAGCCCACGGCACGCCGGCAGTACGGGCAAGGGTCGGGCGTGATCGTGTCGCCGGATGGCTACATTGTGACGAACAACCACGTCGTGGCCGACGCCGTCGATGTCGAAGTGATTTTAGCGGATCGTCGCCAATACAAGGGGAAGGTCGTTGCAACGGACCCGAAGACCGACGTGGCGGTGGTGAAGATCCATGCGTCGAATCTGCCGACTGCAGCATGGGGAGATTCGAGCCAACTGGCCGTCGGCGACTTTGTGCTTGCGATCGGGAATCCATTGGGATTGAGCCGTACCGTTACCTTTGGCATTGTGAGTGCGGTCGGGCGGGCCGACGTCGGTGTGGCGGATTTTGAGGACTTTATCCAGACGGATGCGCCGATCAACCCGGGCAATTCAGGCGGAGCTCTGGTCAATACGCATGGTGAGCTTGTCGGTATCAATACGGCGATTGCGAGTCCTACCGGCGGCAGCGTCGGCGTCGGGTTTGCGATCCCCAGCAACATGGCTCGTGCTGCCATGCAGAGCCTCATCAAAACGGGCCGCGTGGTGCGAGGGTTTCTGGGCGCGTCGACACAGGATGTGAGCTCTCCGTTAGGAAAGATCTTTCGCCTCCCGGACGTCAAGGGAGCGATCGTGACGGATGTGCAAGCCAAGGGATCTGCCGAACGAGCCGGTTTGAAACGCGGCGATGTCGTGGTGCGTTTTGACGGACGAGAAGTTATGGATAGCGGCCAGTTACGGAACCTGGTGGCGCAGGCGCCGATCGGGAGCAAGCATCGATTAGATCTCATTCGGGAAGGAAAGCAGTATCAAGCTGATTTAGTCATTCAGGAAGCCCCACGTGAACGGCCAAAGAAGAGTCAGACAGCGTCCGCCACAGCTTCGACCGTCCACCCGCTTGCTGGGGTGGTCTTTGATGATGTGACGCCGCCCCTGGCACGCCAAATGGATTTGCCGGTAAACAATGGCGTCGTTGTGACAGACATCGAAGAAGGGAGCCTCGCCGAAGCCTCAGGTCTACAACCCGGTGACGTGGTGGTGGAGCTAAACCGACAGCATGTCACTACTTTTTCGGCACTGCAACGATTTGCTGAGCCCTTAAAGCCCACCGACTTGGCGCTCCTCCTCGTCAACCGCCAGGGCAATGTGATGTACGTCCCGATTCAGGGAGAGTAG
- a CDS encoding RNA polymerase sigma factor yields the protein MTVAARMTLDLAAQTVTRLSPARGRVIGVWPRDVWAQSDGEDADLVKRVVAGETECFENLMLRHRDHICRIVCGHVPPEKVAELTHEIFVKTYTGLGTYRFEEPFSHWLTTIAVRTCYDFWRAQRAADVPVSALTTEHQRWIDQVRAAQSYEGFAERARQEEAREVLQLALAQLTPENRMVVTLVHLDGYSVREAAGLLGWSVINVKVRAHRARHQLRTILRAAVAQP from the coding sequence ATGACTGTCGCGGCAAGAATGACGCTCGATTTGGCGGCGCAAACGGTCACTCGTCTCTCCCCCGCGCGAGGCAGGGTTATTGGAGTATGGCCAAGAGATGTATGGGCTCAATCTGATGGCGAGGATGCAGACCTAGTTAAACGCGTCGTCGCAGGTGAAACCGAATGCTTCGAAAACTTGATGCTCCGCCATCGGGATCATATCTGCCGAATTGTGTGTGGGCACGTCCCGCCTGAGAAAGTAGCGGAGCTTACGCACGAGATCTTTGTGAAGACCTATACCGGACTCGGAACGTATCGGTTTGAAGAACCCTTTTCTCACTGGCTGACCACGATCGCCGTCCGCACCTGCTATGACTTTTGGCGGGCACAGCGGGCAGCGGACGTACCGGTGAGCGCGCTTACGACCGAGCATCAACGCTGGATCGACCAGGTACGGGCGGCTCAGTCATACGAGGGTTTTGCCGAACGAGCTCGTCAGGAGGAAGCCAGGGAGGTCTTACAGTTGGCGTTGGCCCAACTCACACCGGAAAATCGCATGGTCGTGACCTTGGTGCATCTCGACGGCTATTCCGTCCGCGAAGCAGCAGGGCTACTGGGATGGAGTGTGATCAACGTCAAAGTACGCGCGCATCGAGCCCGGCACCAGTTACGCACGATCCTCAGAGCGGCGGTCGCCCAACCATGA